A window of the Dermatophagoides farinae isolate YC_2012a chromosome 2, ASM2471394v1, whole genome shotgun sequence genome harbors these coding sequences:
- the LOC124498855 gene encoding uncharacterized protein LOC124498855, which yields MNENRSFCSSHVGIMNVSDLEKNCLYLNTNIEFNYEENSKKELLPSGCKFKKVLHSIALRLLHIFGPYDNNGYKELFLIAECICKPENNVLICIKNFDHQDFQFNVTFDHMNHVFSLKNFLTLDCPFNFSFKDLNEINCQISSKKLYNIVIIVSTEFHSSLIFHGNYGENITDLERLSQNMIEPMNLTVKHTSMMMESQQSKTSIYLPSDDDMETPMMNGKIMDIYADTQSLQANTVIESQLMSETELDDDYIGHKNDTEKKIKTILDEISSDLKEKFNLYRLLRTNLNDHLIQNEPIELTSLSQLQYPINSVQQYRFVNITGIIKQHNPQHNLLCICDDTIDNFEIKTDNKGIDYYKSLSSAQTSVINNNPKNYPLLKAGDIICIRQLCLKMDRKNICVHPDQIVIIEMHKEDDRITTNDSRKISIEELKRITELYCHHIIELLSCKTRSAKNMDGNEYFLANLVGLSAAKFASNISEKPYTNIFLMTPTKTNYPTLINENLSFITEQIENMSFYQYRFHYNESYLQNLKNNNQIISVSLWGIHKKISDTVFPLDVVILYNVLIRNDRSHSGFYYYSLSDGFMFGRRFIHVKSNTILSDYLQRLFLSFKEKIPMNIAPEEENNLAIQIETNLDTSILSRLGPNAKQFIMSMKDSMKMMGKKEELWKLANIKKNIFCHVKNHRTLFKSQVNVDIAKKIDSFADLMPSSDMDSEQQEVAKIFRISARLIDYQFEDKHGIEFYNMAHLRQSQIKIVCTSQSCDFTAPFMSFILQKTYDCMAISKDSCIDNTTLICQNCREPLAAYLSIEFYLEDEYGNHLTAIMSSPEIEELIQCTNKQLICTDPHSMDIVNALHYIFKTLCPIRSTTTATTTTTTTTRATYNDDRNKLINPKCDWILESKTIEADNFNFQNYPNVYNRQLIDLNSNLNVNEFPIFYIRSIIIYE from the exons atgaatgaaaatagatcattttgttcatctcATGTTGGCATTATGAATGTCAGTGATTTGGAGAAAAATTGTCTATATTTGAATACAAATATTGAGTTCAATTATGAagaaaattcgaaaaaagaACTGTTACCATCGGGCtgtaaattcaaaaaagttCTACACTCGATTGCTTTACGATTATTACATATATTCGGTCCATACGATAATAATGGCTATaaagaattatttttgattgccGAATGTATATGTAAACCAGAGAAtaatgttttgatttgtattaaaaattttgatcatcaagaCTTTCAATTTAATGTTACATTTGATCACATGAATCatgtattttcattgaaaaattttctcacaCTTGATTgtccattcaatttttcatttaaagaTTTAA atgaaataaattgtcaaatttcttcaaaaaaattatataatattgtcatcattgtgtcAACGGAATTTCATTCCAGTTTAATATTCCATGGAAATTATGGTGAGAACATAACCGATCTTGAAAGATTATCACAAAACATGATAGAACCTATGAATCTAACTGTTAAACATacttcaatgatgatggaatcacaacaatcaaaaacatcaatatatttaccaagcgatgatgatatggaaaCTCCGATGATGAATGGTAAAATTATGGATATTTATGCTGATACTCAATCACTACAGGCTAATACTGTAATTGAATCACAATTGATGTCTGAAACAgaattagatgatgattatattggccataaaaatgatacggagaaaaaaatcaaaacaatacTTGATGAAATTAGCAGTGATTTAaaggaaaaattcaatctttACCGTTTGTTACGAACAAATCTCAATGATCATCTAATCCAAAATGAACCAATAGAATTGACATCATTATCTCAACTTCAATATCCAATCAATTCGGTTCAACAATATCGATTTGTAAATATTACTGGAATCATTAAACAACATAATCCGCAACACAATCTATTATGCATATGTGATGACACTAtagataattttgaaatcaaaactGATAACAAAggaattgattattataaatcattatcatcggcTCAGACTTCtgtcattaataataatcctaAAAATTATCCATTATTAAAAGCTGGAGATATCATCTGTATTCGCCAACTTTGTCTGAAAATGGATCGGAAAAATATCTGTGTTCATCCCGATCAAATCGTTATCATCGAAATGCATAAAGAAGACGATCGAATCACAACGAATGATAGTAGAAAAATCAGTATTGAAGAATTGAAACGTATCACTGAATTGTATTGTCATCATATTATCGAATTACTTAGCTGTAAAACTCGTAGTGCTAAAAATATGGATGGAAATGAATATTTCTTAGCCAATTTAGTTGGATTAAGTGCGGCAAAATTTGCATCAAATATATCCGAAAAACCTTATACCAATATATTTCTTATGACTCCAACTAAAACTAACTATCCTActttaatcaatgaaaatctaTCATTTATAACTgaacaaatagaaaatatGTCGTTTTATCAATATCGTTTTCATTACAATGAATCTTATCTGcaaaacttgaaaaacaataatcaaataatctCTGTTTCATTATGGGGAATTCATAAGAAAATATCCGATACAGTATTTCCATTAGATGTGGTTATACTTTATAATGTCCTTATCCGAAATGATCGTTCCCACAGTggattctattattattctctTAGTGATGGTTTTATGTTTGGCCGCAGATTTATTCATGTTAAATCAAATACAATTCTTAGTGATTACCTTCAAAGACTATTCCTTTCGTTTAAGGAAAAAATCCCAATGAACATTGCcccagaagaagaaaataatttgGCCATTCAAATAGAGACGAATTTAGATACGTCAATTCTATCGCGATTAGGTCCAAATGCCAAACAGTTCATTATGAGCATGAAAGACAGCATGAAAatgatgggaaaaaaagaagaattgtGGAAATTAGCAAACATCAAAAAGAATATATTTTGTCATGTTAAAAATCATCGAACACTTTTTAAATCTCAGGTCAATGTTGATATAgccaaaaaaatcgatagtTTTGCTGATTTGATGCCATCATCAGATATGGATAGTGAACAACAAGAAGTGGCTAAAATATTTCGCATATCGGCTCgtttaattgattatcaatttgaaGATAAACATGGAATCGAATTTTATAACATGGCACATTTACGACAAagtcaaataaaaattgtttgtacATCTCAATCATGTGATTTCACCGCTCCATTCATGTCAtttattttacaaaaaaCTTATGATTGCATGGCTATATCAAAAGATTCATGTATCGATAATACAACATTAATTTGTCAAAATTGTCGTGAACCATTGGCAGCATATCTTAGTATTGAATTTTATCTTGAAGATGAGTATGGAAATCATCTAACAGCAATAATGTCATCGCCTGAAATTGAAGAACTAATTCAATGTACAAATAAACAACTTATTTGTACCGATCCTCACAGTATGGATATAGTGAATGCATTGcattatatattcaaaacattATGTCCCATTCgatcaacgacaacagcaacaacaacaacaacaacaacaacaagagcaacgtataatgatgatcgaaataAGCTAATAAATCCAAAATGTGATTGGATTCTTGAATCAAAAACCATAGAAGCcgataattttaattttcaaaattatcctAATGTATATAATAgacaattaattgatttgaatagcaatttgaatgtgaatgaatttccCATCTTCTATATCCGTTCGATTATAatttatgaataa
- the LOC124498860 gene encoding uncharacterized protein LOC124498860, whose amino-acid sequence MNYRLLLRKSVQLTWTNKSLLELLNKTNVCPIALHHNKYWSPICLSPKNFPIFCPRIRYNQTSTLIEPNELLNEAIKQFRSEHQVFVENVKDGRNIFEFSELDMPIKLQEIMTKSGYTKPTPIQAQALPILFSSLDLIGIAQTGSGKTLAYLLPAFTQLYPIHRDYWTDRRLGKQLKPKALILAPTRELAVQIFDVIKQFKIFKSICLYGGNDRRKQIEYLENNNPLFLVSTPGRLKDLIDARYVDLSEINYLVIDEADRMLDMGFEPQISYLIDQCPDRFHRQTMMFSASWPDEVKSFVHKYLKPEHAFISIGGTKLVANHNIQQNVVVCNSSQRFELMEKILHHHPDEKTLLFCNTKIDCDRISRYIYQRLRIPSSALHGDMTQRQRESALKGFKLGQIKLLCATNVAARGLDIDDVNIVINYDFPGDIETYVHRIGRTGRKDNKGIAYSFFSDRLNSLLARKLIEILRESNNKIPEELSRISTTQNHPQKSLSSSISRKHQKQWQMNRHPSKYSTTKKSFY is encoded by the exons atgaattatcgCTTACTATTACGAAAATCCGTTCAATTGACATGGACAAACAAAAGTCTACTTGAACTATTGAATAAAACTAATGTTTGTCCGATTGCATTAcatcataataaatattGGTCACCGATTTGTTTATCGCCTAAAaattttcccattttttGTCCTCGAATACGATACaatcaaacatcaacattaattGAACCAAATGAATTGTTGAACGAAgcaatcaaacaatttcGATCAGAACATCAAGTATTTGTTGAGAATGTTAAAGATGGACGAAACATATTCGAATTCAGTGAATTAGATATGCCGATAAAACTTCAGGAAATTATGACCAAAAGTGGTTACACAAAACCGACACCTATTCAAGCACAGGCTTTACCGATATTATTCTCCAGCCTTGATTTAATTGGTATTGCTCAAACTGGTTCTGGAAAAACATTGGCATATCTATTGCCAGCATTTACTCAATTATACCCAATTCATCGAGATTATTGGACCGATAGACGATTAGGAAAACAATTAAAACCTAAGGCATTGATTTTGGCTCCAACACGAGAACTAGCCGTACAGATATTTGATGTTatcaaacaatttaaaaTCTTTAAATCCATTTGTTTATACGGTGGAAATGATCGACGAAAACAAATAGAATATCTtgagaataataatccactatttttggtttcaacACCTGGACGACTTAAAGATCTGATCGATGCTAGATATGTTGATTTAAGCGAAATAAATTATCTGGTCATTGATGAAGCTGATCGTATGTTGGATATGGGTTTCGAGCCACAGATATCCTAtttaattgatcaatgtCCTGATCGATTTCATCGTCAAACAATGATGTTTTCAGCATCATGGCCAGATGAGGTTAAATCATTCGTACATAAATATTTAAAACCAGAACATGCATTCATCTCGATTGGTGGTACAAAATTAGTTGCTAATCataatattcaacaaaatgtTGTCGTATGCAATTCGAGTCAACGTTTtgaattgatggaaaaaattcttcatcatcatccggatgaaaaaacattgttgttttgtaatacaaaaatcgattgtgATCGAATTTCCAGATATATTTATCAGCGATTACGAATACCATCTTCAGCTTTGCATGGAGATATGACACAGCGGCAACGAGAATCGGCTTTAAAAG GTTTTAAACTTGGTCAAATTAAACTATTATGTGCAACAAATGTAGCCGCACGAGGtcttgatattgatgatgttaatatTGTTATTAATTATGATTTTCCCGGTGATATTGAAACATATGTTCATCGTATTGGTCGTACAGGACGAAAAGATAATAAAGGTATTGCGTATTCATTTTTCAGTGATCGtttaaattcattgttgGCACGGAAactaattgaaattttacgtgaatcgaataataaaataccGGAAGAATTGTCCAGAATTTCAACTACACAAAATCATccacaaaaatcattatcatcatcaatatcccgaaaacatcaaaaacaatggcAAATGAATCGTCATccatcaaaatattcaacgacgaaaaaatcattttattag